A window of the Oryzias melastigma strain HK-1 linkage group LG11, ASM292280v2, whole genome shotgun sequence genome harbors these coding sequences:
- the apoa4a gene encoding apolipoprotein A-IV a, with amino-acid sequence MKLLVLLALVSVCSANLIWPDPPKSNLDVVKEAFWDYVAKATQTAEDSLQQIRQSDLGQELNTRISQSTDTVNQYYASLHAQAAPVAQDVISRITQEAEQLKVRLDKDLSTMGQKLQPQAEELVAQLQTRVEELKREVSPLAEAMDPEALKAVLLQKSQELKGQLEKGLSQLQAQATPYTEEMREKMELSLEDFQKNLVPLTQSFEIQLNQKAQEIQQRLLQSGEELRAKLDSGAQDLQAQLTALWESFTQKTQ; translated from the exons ATGAAGCTGCTGGTGCTCCTCGCTCTCGTCTCCG TTTGCAGTGCAAACCTCATCTGGCCTGACCCCCCCAAGAGCAACTTGGATGTGGTGAAGGAGGCTTTCTGGGACTACGTTGCCAAGGCGACGCAGACGGCTGAGGACTCACTGCAGCAGATCCGACAGTCAGATCTCGGCCAGGAGCTGAA CACCAGAATCTCCCAGAGCACCGACACCGTCAACCAGTACTACGCCTCTCTGCATGCCCAGGCGGCTCCAGTGGCCCAGGATGTGATCAGCCGCATCACCCAGGAGGCCGAGCAGCTGAAGGTCCGTTTGGATAAAGATCTGAGCACCATGGGCCAGAAGCTGCAGCCCCAGGCAGAGGAGCTGGTGGCACAGCTGCAGACCCGGGTGGAGGAGCTGAAGAGGGAGGTCAGCCCCCTGGCCGAGGCCATGGACCCCGAGGCGCTGAAGGCCGTCCTGCTGCAGAAAAGCCAGGAGCTGAAGGGCCAGCTGGAGAAGGGTCTGAGCCAGCTGCAGGCCCAGGCCACCCCCTACACCGAGGAGATGAGGGAGAAGATGGAGCTGAGCCTGGAGGACTTCCAGAAGAACCTGGTGCCCCTGACCCAAAGTTTTGAGATCCAGCTGAACCAGAAGGCCCAGGAGATCCAGCAGAGGCTGCTGCAGAGCGGGGAGGAGCTGAGGGCCAAGCTGGACTCCGGTGCTCAGGACCTGCAGGCCCAGCTGACCGCTCTGTGGGAGTCCTTCACCCAGAAGACCCAGTGA
- the LOC112161191 gene encoding probable ATP-dependent RNA helicase ddx6, whose amino-acid sequence MATARTENVGPMVMGLNKQNGQLRGQNKPPAVQPAPQSQGKGLGALQKAGGAPQDGGGIKFGDDWKKSLLLPPKDNRVKTSDVTATKGNEFEDYCLKRELLMGIFEMGWEKPSPIQEESIPIALSGRDILARAKNGTGKSGAYLIPLLERIDLKKDHIQGELXXXTRELALQVSQICIQISKHLGGVKVMATTGGTNLRDDIMRLDETVHVVIATPGRILDLIKKGVAKVDRVQMIVMDEADKLLSQDFVVLIEDIISFLAKNRQILLYSATFPISVQKFMAKHLQKPYEINLMEELTLKGITQFYAYVTERQKVHCLNTLFSRLQINQSIIFCNSTQRVELLAKKITQLGYSCFYIHAKMMQEYRNRVFHDFRNGLCRNLVCTDLFTRGIDIQAVNVVINFDFPKNAETYLHRIGRSGRFGHLGLAINLITSEDRFNLKAIEEQLVTDIKPIPSSIDKSLYVAEYHSSAGDGDAEDKPERQQDST is encoded by the exons atggcaactgcgAGAACGGAGAACGTTGGCCCGATGGTCATGGGACTGAACAAGCAGAACGGGCAGCTCCGAGGACAGAACAAACCCCCCGCAGTCCAACCAGCACCCCAGAGTCAAGGGAAGGGTTTGGGTGCTCTTCAAAAGGCAGGCGGCGCTCCTCAGGACGGTGGAGGCATCAAGTTTGGAGATGACTGGAAAAAAAGCCTCCTGCTCCCCCCGAAAGACAACAGGGTCAAAACCTCA GACGTCACAGCCACAAAGGGGAACGAGTTTGAAGACTACTGCCTCAAAAGGGAGCTGCTGATGGGCATCTTTGAAATGGGCTGGGAGAAACCTTCACCCATCCAG GAGGAGAGCATCCCGATCGCTCTGTCTGGTCGGGACATCCTGGCTCGAGCTAAGAACGGGACGGGAAAGAGTGGAGCGTATCTCATCCCGCTTTTGGAGAGGATAGACCTGAAGAAAGACCACATCCAAGGTGAGCT NNNNNNNNNCACACGAGAGCTGGCTCTGCAGGTGAGCCAGATCTGCATCCAGATCAGCAAACACCTGGGAGGGGTCAAAGTCATGGCCACCACAGGCGGCACCAACCTGCGGGATGACATCATGCGTCTGGATGAGACGG TGCACGTGGTCATCGCCACACCCGGAAGGATCCTGGACTTAATAAAGAAAGGCGTGGCCAAAGTGGATAGAGTGCAGATGATAGTGATGGACGAG GCGGATAAGCTGCTCTCTCAGGACTTCGTGGTGCTCATCGAGGACATCATTAGCTTCCTGGCCAAGAACAGGCAGATCCTGCTCTACTCTGCAACATTCCCCATCAGCGTTCAGAAGTTCATG GCCAAGCATCTCCAGAAACCGTACGAGATCAACCTGATGGAGGAGCTGACCCTGAAGGGCATCACTCAGTTCTACGCCTACGTTACAGAGAGGCAGAAGGTCCACTGCCTCAACACTCTGTTCTCCAGG CTGCAGATAAACCAGTCAATCATCTTCTGTAACTCCACCCAGAGGGTGGAGCTCCTGGCCAAAAAGATCACTCAGCTGGGTTACTCCTGTTTCTACATCCATGCTAAGATGATGCAG GAGTACAGGAACCGCGTGTTTCACGACTTCAGGAACGGGCTGTGCAGGAACCTGGTCTGCACCG ATCTCTTTACCAGAGGCATCGACATCCAAGCCGTCAACGTGGTCATCAACTTCGACTTCCCGAAGAACGCCGAGACGTACCTCCACCGCATCGGAAGATCAG GAAGGTTCGGGCATTTGGGCTTGGCCATAAATCTGATCACATCAGAGGACCGCTTCAACCTGAAGGCCATCGAAGAGCAGCTGGTGACCGACATCAAGCCCATCCCCAGCAGCATCGACAAGAGTCTGTACGTGGCCGAGTACCACTCCTCCGCCGGCGATGGCGACGCAGAGGACAAACCGGAGCGCCAGCAGGACAGCACCTAA